Proteins from a single region of Campylobacter concisus:
- a CDS encoding pseudouridine synthase: MEKTRLNKFISHNTNYSRREADELIKAGKVSIAGRVVSDLATSVDEDDKVRINGRLIKLKKEFTVIVYHKQKGELVSKKDDRGRKTIYDTLDKKFAKFVSVGRLDYASEGLLLLTDAPAIATALMNSDIEREYYLKVKGEVTKEVIEAMTNGFFAKDATKGAHAKTTIKSMEFKPFLAYKVFGSSGGYTKLKVIINEGQNRELRRFFGYFDLEVMDLKRVSFGRVSLDMLKPGKWRYFENSEYEDLRDFLKVNNVRY; the protein is encoded by the coding sequence ATGGAAAAAACAAGACTTAATAAATTTATCTCACACAACACAAACTACTCACGCCGTGAGGCAGATGAGCTGATAAAAGCTGGCAAGGTTAGCATAGCAGGGCGCGTGGTTAGCGATCTTGCGACAAGCGTGGATGAAGATGATAAAGTGCGTATAAATGGCCGTTTGATAAAGCTAAAAAAAGAATTTACCGTTATCGTTTATCACAAACAAAAGGGCGAGCTAGTTAGTAAGAAAGATGATCGCGGACGAAAAACGATCTATGACACGTTAGACAAGAAATTTGCCAAATTTGTTAGCGTAGGGCGCCTAGACTATGCAAGCGAAGGGCTACTTTTACTAACTGACGCCCCAGCTATCGCCACAGCGCTAATGAATAGCGACATAGAGAGAGAATACTATCTAAAGGTAAAAGGCGAAGTAACGAAAGAGGTGATAGAGGCCATGACAAATGGCTTTTTTGCCAAGGACGCTACCAAAGGCGCGCACGCAAAAACCACTATAAAATCAATGGAATTTAAGCCATTTCTAGCCTATAAAGTCTTTGGCTCAAGCGGCGGTTACACAAAACTAAAAGTCATCATTAATGAAGGTCAAAACAGAGAGCTTCGCCGTTTCTTTGGCTACTTTGACCTTGAAGTAATGGATCTAAAAAGGGTTAGCTTTGGTCGTGTTAGCCTTGATATGCTAAAGCCTGGCAAATGGCGCTACTTCGAAAATAGCGAATACGAAGACCTAAGAGACTTTTTAAAGGTTAATAACGTTAGATACTAA
- a CDS encoding ABC transporter ATP-binding protein codes for MINIRGVSLVYNQNKQNEFCALKNINLDINDGELVILKGISGSGKSTLLSLIALLQKPTSGEILIDGTNIAKLPDAFCSEFRHKRLGLIFQNFNLIEGLSVYENLLAPFALTNFKANVRDEMIKKALSLANIAHKKDENVSNLSGGERQRCAVARALSMDADIILADEPTANLDRDNARAFLGLLESFKKLKKSVIVATHDSIFDELSATDRVVSLQNGEIV; via the coding sequence ATGATAAATATAAGAGGTGTTAGCCTAGTTTATAACCAAAACAAACAAAATGAGTTTTGTGCTTTAAAAAATATAAATTTAGATATTAATGACGGCGAGCTAGTGATACTAAAAGGCATTAGTGGAAGCGGTAAAAGTACCCTACTTTCTCTTATCGCCCTACTTCAAAAGCCAACTAGTGGAGAAATTTTGATAGATGGCACTAACATCGCAAAGCTACCTGATGCCTTTTGCTCCGAGTTTAGACACAAAAGGCTTGGACTTATCTTTCAAAATTTTAATCTCATCGAGGGGTTAAGTGTCTATGAAAATTTACTAGCTCCATTTGCTCTAACAAATTTCAAGGCAAATGTGCGAGATGAGATGATAAAAAAGGCTCTAAGCCTCGCAAATATCGCTCATAAAAAAGATGAGAACGTATCAAATTTAAGTGGTGGTGAGCGTCAAAGATGTGCGGTGGCTAGAGCTTTATCTATGGATGCTGATATCATCTTGGCTGATGAGCCAACGGCAAATTTAGATAGAGATAATGCACGTGCGTTTTTGGGTCTATTAGAGTCGTTTAAGAAGCTAAAAAAGAGTGTTATTGTAGCGACCCACGATAGCATTTTTGATGAGCTAAGTGCAACAGATAGGGTTGTTTCTTTACAAAACGGAGAGATAGTATGA
- the ccsA gene encoding cytochrome c biogenesis protein, protein MRILNIYRLSLILLFILAFGAGLATFLENFYDTQTARVLVYEALWYECVMFACTICLAISIVKTKMYKKPGAFLIHLAFIIIFIGAALTRHFGEEGVLHLRVGESGNTMQSVKPYLRVEMPNESFSFPLRLSLLGNNDFYFKKDINGKEFEIKIAGYKKDEKNAPATLSLEISFNGEKKSVKLKGGAGYELEPSVLSFGGQEVKFYFSSKALNLPFSLKLDEFILERYAGLNSPSSYTSKVSIAGGKYDISLNNPLTIDGYKIFQSSYDPDELGSAFEISRDPGKIPTYIGYFLLCLGFLANLFSKKSRFFRLLNFIKGSQIVFLAILLLNATPNFANENNKNLEAHASKFAKILTQADSRIAPASSYSRAVISKISTKTTLFGLSSEELMLSFAISPKEWMDKRIVKITSERVGELLGVNEKFASFNDVFNENGEYKLAKFVEVANEKSASKRDKFDNDVIKFDERLNVLYLALKGEILKFIPAKNGDKLTWLGVNEAFGSSEISSELKSVLGAYIENLSLCVKSGECAGADRSLEKISSYQRSTLGSLAPSEAKVELEVLYNQMEIFKFLIYFYMILGLVLLALGFYRLFSGKKFRFESALSLAFYFGFVVHLLNLALRAYISGHAPWSDAYESLVYISFASVLAGVLFFKRQSFALGAASLFASVSLLVAHLNFINPQITNLVPVLKSFWLSVHVSVITASYGFLGFSFVLGLLGLLLMAIKNKKNEQKLSEQIRYLAATNELSLIIGLSLLTIGNFLGGVWANESWGRYWGWDSKESWSYITIIIYAIVLHLRFIPRLKNIFTFLVASVLSFGSVIFTYFGVNFYLSGLHSYANGDGFSVSNLLYLLLTLLALLIVFAYRGKDIKEI, encoded by the coding sequence ATGAGAATTTTAAATATCTACCGCTTGTCTTTGATATTATTATTTATTCTTGCTTTTGGTGCAGGGCTTGCGACTTTTTTAGAAAATTTTTATGACACACAAACGGCCAGAGTGCTTGTTTACGAAGCGCTTTGGTACGAGTGTGTTATGTTTGCTTGCACTATTTGTTTAGCCATTAGTATCGTAAAAACCAAGATGTATAAAAAACCTGGCGCATTTTTGATACACCTTGCTTTTATTATTATTTTTATCGGAGCTGCGCTTACGAGACACTTTGGTGAGGAGGGCGTGCTACATCTAAGAGTTGGCGAGAGCGGCAACACTATGCAAAGCGTAAAGCCTTATTTGAGAGTGGAGATGCCAAATGAGAGCTTTAGCTTTCCACTAAGACTTAGCCTACTTGGCAACAATGACTTTTACTTCAAAAAAGATATAAACGGCAAAGAATTTGAGATAAAGATAGCTGGCTATAAAAAAGATGAGAAAAACGCTCCAGCTACGCTTAGTTTGGAGATAAGTTTTAACGGCGAAAAAAAGAGTGTTAAGCTAAAAGGCGGAGCTGGATATGAGCTAGAGCCTAGTGTGCTAAGTTTTGGTGGGCAAGAGGTGAAATTTTACTTTAGCTCAAAGGCTTTAAATTTACCATTTTCATTAAAGCTTGACGAGTTTATTTTAGAGCGATATGCAGGGCTAAATAGTCCATCATCTTATACAAGTAAAGTAAGTATCGCTGGTGGTAAGTACGACATCTCGCTAAATAATCCACTGACAATTGATGGCTATAAAATTTTTCAGTCTTCATACGATCCTGATGAGCTTGGAAGCGCTTTTGAGATCAGCCGTGATCCTGGTAAAATCCCAACTTATATCGGATATTTTTTGCTTTGCCTTGGCTTTTTGGCAAATTTATTTAGCAAAAAGAGCCGTTTTTTTAGGCTACTAAATTTCATAAAAGGTTCGCAAATCGTATTTTTGGCTATTTTGCTTTTAAATGCTACTCCAAATTTTGCTAATGAAAATAATAAAAATTTAGAGGCACATGCAAGCAAATTTGCCAAAATTTTGACTCAAGCTGATAGCAGAATCGCTCCAGCTAGCTCTTACTCAAGAGCTGTGATAAGTAAAATTTCAACCAAAACTACGCTATTTGGGCTTAGCAGCGAGGAGCTAATGCTCTCTTTTGCCATCTCGCCAAAAGAGTGGATGGATAAAAGGATAGTAAAGATCACAAGCGAGCGTGTGGGTGAGCTTTTGGGGGTTAATGAAAAATTTGCTAGTTTTAACGATGTCTTTAACGAAAATGGCGAGTATAAGCTGGCTAAATTTGTAGAAGTTGCAAATGAAAAATCCGCCTCAAAAAGAGATAAATTTGACAACGACGTTATCAAATTTGACGAGAGATTAAATGTCTTATATCTTGCACTAAAGGGAGAAATTTTAAAATTTATCCCAGCTAAAAATGGTGATAAACTAACGTGGCTAGGCGTAAATGAAGCCTTTGGCTCAAGTGAAATTTCAAGCGAGCTTAAAAGCGTTTTAGGCGCTTATATAGAAAATTTAAGCCTTTGCGTAAAAAGTGGCGAGTGTGCTGGAGCTGATAGGAGTTTGGAGAAAATTTCAAGCTATCAAAGAAGCACTCTAGGCTCTCTTGCGCCAAGCGAGGCAAAGGTGGAGCTTGAAGTGCTTTATAATCAAATGGAAATTTTTAAATTTCTTATATATTTTTACATGATTCTTGGGCTAGTTTTGCTTGCTCTTGGCTTTTATAGGCTATTTTCTGGAAAGAAATTTAGATTTGAGAGCGCATTAAGCCTTGCATTTTATTTTGGCTTTGTGGTGCATTTGCTAAATTTAGCTCTTCGTGCTTATATCTCAGGGCATGCACCTTGGAGTGATGCCTATGAGAGCTTAGTGTATATCTCGTTCGCAAGCGTACTAGCTGGAGTTTTATTTTTTAAACGTCAAAGCTTTGCTCTTGGAGCCGCTTCACTTTTTGCAAGTGTGAGCTTACTTGTCGCTCATCTAAATTTTATAAATCCACAAATAACAAATCTAGTCCCAGTTTTAAAGTCATTTTGGCTTAGTGTGCATGTAAGTGTCATCACGGCAAGCTATGGCTTTTTAGGCTTTAGCTTTGTGCTTGGACTTCTTGGGCTTCTTTTAATGGCTATAAAAAACAAAAAAAACGAGCAAAAGCTCAGCGAGCAGATAAGATACCTCGCCGCAACTAATGAGCTAAGCCTCATCATAGGACTTAGTTTGCTAACTATTGGAAATTTTCTTGGCGGCGTCTGGGCAAATGAGAGCTGGGGTAGATACTGGGGCTGGGACAGCAAAGAGAGCTGGTCGTACATTACGATAATTATTTATGCCATTGTGCTTCATTTAAGATTTATCCCAAGATTAAAAAATATTTTTACCTTTTTAGTAGCTAGCGTGCTCTCTTTTGGTTCAGTTATTTTTACCTATTTTGGTGTAAATTTCTATCTAAGCGGACTCCACTCATACGCAAATGGCGATGGATTTAGCGTTTCAAATTTGCTTTATTTGCTTTTAACGCTCTTGGCTTTGCTAATCGTCTTTGCTTATAGAGGTAAGGATATAAAAGAGATTTAG
- a CDS encoding SEL1-like repeat protein: MKKSLVLLFACLGLLNAGYIKEALSAKDDHNKLAQIYEDACDKEKKASGCYNLAVLYSRGDGNVKKDEAKAAMLYEKACDQNFSMACSNLGYVYEKGKGVEKDLAKAVKFYEKACKDNEGCTELGLLYANGTGVTKDLKKAKELYEKACKAGDGIGCSNLGYLYAQGEGVEKDYAKAKANYEMACANEAGIGCDNLGFLYVYAQGVDQNLTKATKLYEQACIYGYEKGCNNYAIMLAEGKGVKEDVEKAREIFTRSCKNGLKEACENLEILGKH; encoded by the coding sequence ATGAAAAAGAGTTTAGTTTTATTGTTTGCTTGTTTGGGACTATTGAATGCTGGCTATATCAAAGAGGCTTTAAGCGCAAAAGATGATCACAACAAGCTAGCACAAATTTATGAAGATGCTTGCGATAAAGAGAAAAAGGCATCAGGCTGCTACAATCTAGCTGTGCTTTACAGCAGGGGTGATGGCAACGTCAAAAAGGACGAAGCAAAGGCAGCAATGCTTTATGAAAAAGCTTGTGATCAAAATTTCTCTATGGCTTGCAGTAATCTTGGCTACGTCTATGAAAAAGGCAAAGGCGTAGAGAAAGACCTAGCAAAAGCAGTTAAATTTTATGAAAAGGCTTGTAAGGATAATGAGGGTTGCACAGAGCTTGGCTTGCTTTATGCAAATGGCACCGGCGTGACAAAGGATCTTAAAAAGGCAAAAGAGCTTTACGAAAAGGCTTGCAAGGCAGGTGATGGCATTGGATGTAGCAACCTTGGCTATCTATACGCGCAGGGCGAAGGTGTAGAGAAAGACTATGCAAAAGCCAAAGCAAACTACGAAATGGCTTGTGCAAACGAAGCTGGCATAGGGTGTGATAATCTTGGCTTTTTATATGTTTATGCACAAGGCGTTGATCAAAACCTCACAAAAGCCACAAAACTTTATGAGCAAGCGTGTATATATGGATATGAAAAGGGCTGCAATAATTACGCTATCATGCTAGCTGAAGGTAAAGGCGTAAAAGAAGACGTGGAGAAAGCACGTGAAATTTTTACTAGAAGCTGCAAAAATGGCTTAAAAGAAGCGTGCGAGAATTTAGAAATTTTAGGAAAGCATTGA
- a CDS encoding nitrous oxide reductase accessory protein NosL, with product MILRSILSSALLASLLFSASTNEQAVKMKPMFQSVDPSKATLVGSGEGKEYCAVCGMNLVKFYKTNHVYNGKQVASLHCLYELTEGKIPSDAQVVDTKNLNLIDVNKAFYVVGSSVKGTMTRNSKYAFSTEADAKEFQAENGGEIMNFAKAYEIAGQDFAGDNKMIKAKREDGVYAHGKEFYEVNCEKTDPKSFKAISELKAHLKQVCDSKEANKAPEYDKHLQAAALYLWDAPANLGTGNQASKPKQEIKKPERIVVPKGARCAVCGMIVKNSPWATLIKADGKDYYFDGVKDMAQFYFADGKMKDAYVSDYYTLEKLDAKDAFYVHGSNVYGPMGDEFIPFKDEAKAESFLKDHAGKGVIRFDEIKNFIGK from the coding sequence ATGATTTTACGTTCTATCTTGAGTTCAGCACTACTGGCGAGCCTACTTTTTAGTGCTTCTACAAATGAACAAGCCGTCAAAATGAAACCGATGTTTCAAAGCGTGGATCCTAGCAAGGCTACACTAGTAGGAAGTGGCGAGGGCAAGGAGTATTGTGCTGTTTGTGGAATGAATTTGGTTAAATTTTATAAGACTAATCACGTCTACAATGGCAAGCAAGTAGCATCACTCCACTGCTTATACGAGCTAACAGAAGGAAAGATCCCAAGTGACGCACAAGTTGTAGATACTAAAAATCTAAATTTGATCGATGTCAATAAAGCTTTTTATGTCGTTGGCAGTAGTGTTAAAGGCACGATGACTAGAAATAGCAAATATGCCTTCTCAACTGAGGCTGACGCAAAAGAATTTCAAGCAGAAAATGGCGGTGAGATAATGAATTTTGCTAAAGCTTACGAGATCGCTGGACAAGACTTCGCAGGCGATAATAAAATGATCAAAGCTAAGCGTGAGGACGGCGTTTACGCACATGGTAAAGAATTTTATGAAGTAAACTGCGAAAAAACAGATCCAAAAAGCTTTAAAGCTATCTCCGAGCTAAAAGCTCATCTTAAACAAGTATGTGACTCAAAAGAGGCTAACAAAGCTCCAGAGTACGACAAGCACTTGCAAGCCGCTGCTCTTTATCTATGGGACGCTCCAGCAAATTTAGGTACTGGCAACCAAGCTTCAAAACCTAAACAAGAAATAAAAAAACCTGAGAGAATAGTCGTACCAAAGGGCGCAAGATGTGCGGTATGTGGCATGATTGTCAAAAATTCTCCATGGGCGACACTCATCAAAGCAGATGGCAAGGATTATTATTTTGATGGCGTAAAAGATATGGCGCAATTTTATTTTGCGGACGGTAAAATGAAAGATGCTTATGTGAGTGACTATTACACGCTAGAAAAGCTTGATGCAAAAGATGCATTTTATGTTCATGGCTCAAACGTTTACGGACCAATGGGCGATGAGTTTATTCCATTTAAAGATGAAGCAAAGGCAGAGAGCTTTTTAAAAGATCATGCCGGCAAAGGTGTCATAAGATTTGACGAGATAAAGAATTTTATCGGTAAATAG
- a CDS encoding ABC transporter permease encodes MIGKNFINYAVVLLFKDRKDHLFSFCLFALIIFVLSSVLFISGSIQHDLINLVKDRSSIVVSAFRAGKNDLMHPGYIYDISKIDGVADVRGVVDGEYYFVQKRVWFHLYEDDSLKEDEMIVGEGVKAAMNELYYNESFNFLTEERMIPVKILKTMPVQSGLITNNAIFLHPNTLRAILNLKDEEYTKLYVEVPNTDEISEVALKIENLYPNSFALSIEDEVAKVRHLYYYKGGIFMSIYVSVMLIFFVLLKNQISLAYGSKKREIAILRSIGFCIKDIIFLKFIQNFIVSVSAFLLGVMLAYLFVFVLDAPLLKGIFLGDELLNFTNFTPILEFDKFFLIFVFGVIPFLAFVLIPSWRVASSDINEGLK; translated from the coding sequence ATGATAGGTAAAAATTTTATAAACTACGCCGTGGTTCTGCTTTTTAAAGATAGGAAGGATCACCTTTTTAGCTTTTGCCTCTTTGCACTCATTATTTTTGTGCTAAGCTCGGTACTTTTTATCTCTGGATCGATCCAACATGATCTTATAAATTTAGTAAAAGATAGATCAAGTATCGTAGTGAGTGCATTTCGTGCTGGCAAAAATGATCTCATGCACCCTGGTTATATCTACGATATCTCGAAGATTGATGGCGTGGCTGACGTTAGGGGCGTGGTTGATGGAGAGTACTACTTCGTGCAAAAGCGTGTTTGGTTTCATCTATATGAAGATGATAGCTTAAAAGAGGATGAGATGATCGTCGGAGAAGGTGTAAAGGCGGCGATGAATGAGCTTTACTACAATGAGAGCTTTAATTTTCTAACTGAAGAGCGCATGATACCAGTAAAGATATTAAAGACTATGCCGGTACAAAGTGGTTTAATCACAAATAACGCTATATTTTTGCATCCAAATACGCTAAGAGCTATCTTAAATTTAAAAGATGAAGAGTATACAAAGCTCTACGTTGAGGTGCCAAATACCGATGAGATCAGTGAAGTAGCTTTAAAGATAGAGAATTTATATCCAAATTCTTTCGCTCTTAGTATAGAAGATGAGGTGGCTAAGGTTAGGCACCTTTACTATTATAAGGGTGGAATTTTTATGAGCATTTACGTTAGTGTTATGCTTATATTCTTTGTCTTGCTTAAAAACCAAATTTCACTCGCCTATGGTAGCAAAAAGCGTGAAATAGCTATTTTAAGAAGCATTGGTTTTTGTATAAAAGACATTATATTTTTAAAATTTATACAAAATTTCATCGTTAGTGTTAGTGCTTTTTTACTCGGTGTTATGCTGGCTTATCTCTTTGTTTTTGTATTAGATGCTCCACTTTTAAAAGGGATATTTTTAGGTGATGAGCTTTTAAATTTTACAAATTTTACGCCTATTTTAGAGTTTGATAAGTTCTTTTTGATCTTTGTTTTTGGTGTGATACCATTTTTAGCGTTTGTACTCATACCTTCATGGAGAGTAGCAAGTAGTGACATAAATGAGGGGCTAAAATGA
- a CDS encoding ribonuclease J, protein MNDKNEEKVVTNQSKNNKRRRFRPKNKPKQEGETTEQTSLASKSVIDNFFAAEQAETETNAELKSQNSRPKKPRNNKNQNKNGENNKPKEQKQESQETKTKTQEQKEKPKKAKKPKKNLPAKLNGNEQWQQDIASAMVANKAVHELRLEPMKYLNSSEHKIRITPLGGLGEIGGNMTIFETDTSAIIVDIGMSFPSESMHGVDILIPDFDYVRKIKDKIKGVIITHAHEDHIGAVPYFYKEFKFPIYATPLPLGMINNKFEEHGLKQERSLFRSVEKRKPYLIGDFEVEWIHITHSIIDASALAITTKAGTIIHTGDFKIDHTPIDGYPTDLGRLAYYGERGVLCLMSDSTNSYREGFTKSESSVGKTFDAIFSKAKGRVIMSTFSSNIHRVYQAIEWGLKYNRKVCVIGRSMERNLYTAMELGYIKLDKKIFIDANEVGKFKDNEVLIVTTGSQGETMSALYRMATDEHKYIKIKPTDQIIISSKAIPGNESSISTVLNFLIKSGASVAYQDFSEIHVSGHAAQEEQKLMLRLIKPKYFLPVHGEYNHIAKHKETAISCGVDERNIYLMSDGDQMEICQKYLKRVKTVKTGKVFIDNQINKQISDDVVIDRQNLAEAGVVMIIAQISRHGAKLINKPRVISYGLVGNKQDAEFSKEMQEILTQFLSNVKEELLKDGRLLESQVRQVIRKHIFRKVKKYPTIVPIIYLM, encoded by the coding sequence ATGAACGACAAAAACGAAGAGAAAGTTGTAACTAACCAAAGTAAAAACAACAAAAGACGAAGATTTAGACCAAAAAATAAGCCAAAACAAGAGGGCGAAACTACCGAGCAAACCTCACTAGCAAGCAAAAGCGTAATAGATAATTTCTTTGCAGCAGAGCAAGCTGAAACTGAAACGAACGCCGAGCTAAAGAGCCAAAATTCTCGCCCAAAAAAGCCAAGAAATAACAAAAATCAAAATAAAAATGGCGAAAACAATAAGCCAAAAGAGCAAAAACAAGAATCGCAAGAAACAAAAACCAAAACACAAGAACAAAAAGAAAAGCCAAAAAAGGCTAAAAAGCCAAAGAAAAATTTACCAGCTAAGCTAAACGGCAATGAACAATGGCAGCAAGATATCGCAAGTGCAATGGTGGCAAACAAGGCCGTTCACGAGCTACGTCTGGAGCCGATGAAATATCTAAACTCAAGTGAACATAAAATTCGCATAACTCCACTTGGTGGTCTTGGCGAGATCGGCGGAAACATGACTATCTTTGAAACCGACACGAGCGCAATCATCGTGGATATTGGCATGAGTTTTCCGAGCGAGAGTATGCACGGCGTGGATATCCTCATCCCAGACTTTGACTATGTTAGAAAAATAAAAGACAAGATAAAAGGCGTCATCATCACTCACGCGCACGAGGATCACATCGGCGCAGTGCCATATTTTTACAAAGAGTTTAAATTTCCGATTTACGCCACGCCACTACCACTTGGTATGATAAATAATAAATTTGAAGAGCACGGCTTAAAGCAAGAGCGCTCGCTTTTCCGCTCTGTCGAAAAAAGAAAGCCATATCTAATAGGCGACTTTGAGGTTGAATGGATACACATCACACACTCTATCATCGATGCTAGCGCGCTAGCCATCACGACAAAGGCGGGCACCATCATCCATACGGGTGACTTTAAGATCGACCATACGCCGATCGACGGCTATCCAACTGACCTTGGCAGACTTGCATACTACGGCGAAAGAGGTGTATTGTGCCTAATGAGCGATAGCACGAATAGCTACCGAGAAGGATTTACTAAAAGCGAAAGTAGCGTGGGCAAGACCTTTGACGCGATATTTTCAAAGGCCAAAGGTCGCGTCATTATGAGTACGTTTAGCTCAAACATCCACCGCGTTTATCAAGCGATAGAGTGGGGGCTAAAATACAACCGCAAAGTCTGCGTCATCGGTAGATCAATGGAGAGAAATTTATATACTGCAATGGAGCTTGGCTACATCAAGCTTGATAAGAAAATTTTTATCGATGCAAACGAGGTTGGCAAATTTAAAGATAACGAGGTTCTGATCGTCACCACAGGCTCTCAGGGTGAGACTATGAGCGCGCTGTACCGAATGGCTACCGACGAACACAAATACATCAAAATAAAACCGACCGATCAGATAATAATCAGCTCAAAGGCGATCCCTGGCAATGAAAGCAGTATCTCAACTGTATTAAATTTCCTAATAAAATCAGGTGCAAGCGTCGCGTACCAGGACTTTAGCGAGATACACGTGAGCGGCCACGCAGCACAAGAGGAGCAAAAGCTGATGCTTCGTCTTATAAAACCAAAATACTTCCTGCCGGTGCACGGCGAATACAATCACATCGCAAAGCATAAAGAGACAGCTATAAGCTGCGGCGTAGACGAGAGAAACATCTATCTAATGAGCGATGGCGATCAAATGGAGATCTGTCAAAAGTACCTAAAGCGTGTAAAAACAGTAAAAACAGGCAAGGTATTTATTGACAATCAAATAAATAAACAAATTTCAGATGATGTCGTCATCGACAGACAAAATCTTGCCGAAGCAGGTGTCGTCATGATAATCGCTCAAATTTCACGTCATGGTGCAAAACTTATAAACAAGCCTCGTGTCATTAGCTACGGCCTTGTGGGTAATAAACAAGATGCGGAGTTTAGCAAAGAGATGCAAGAAATTTTGACGCAGTTTTTAAGCAATGTCAAAGAAGAGCTTTTAAAAGATGGCAGACTGCTCGAGTCACAAGTGCGTCAAGTGATTAGAAAGCATATCTTTAGAAAGGTCAAAAAGTACCCAACTATCGTGCCAATTATCTATCTAATGTAA
- a CDS encoding KpsF/GutQ family sugar-phosphate isomerase codes for MQAINQIAAEVLKIEANELLRHAKNLEIEDAVNLIFNTKGKVIVTGVGKSGHVGAKIAATLASTGTPSFFLHPTEAMHGDLGMIEKDDVLLAISFSGESDELIKILPHVKRFGVKIVAMARSKISSLGKFSDAFISIDVEKEACPLNAAPTASTTLTLALGDALAVCLMQRRGFKKEDFANFHPGGSLGKRLFLKVKDVMRSENLPIVRWNASLKKAIDTMTHGKLGTVLIVDKDGVLDAILSDGDLRRALMREDFDLDEPAMKFATLKPKEIDNKEMLAVDALALIEKYKIQLLAVVENGVPVGVLHIHDLANLGL; via the coding sequence ATGCAAGCAATCAACCAAATCGCAGCCGAAGTTTTAAAGATAGAAGCAAACGAGCTTTTAAGACATGCTAAAAACTTAGAGATAGAAGATGCTGTAAATTTGATATTTAATACAAAAGGCAAGGTCATAGTAACAGGCGTAGGCAAGAGCGGTCATGTAGGTGCAAAGATTGCTGCCACGCTTGCGAGCACCGGCACGCCAAGCTTTTTCTTACACCCAACAGAGGCTATGCATGGCGACCTTGGCATGATAGAAAAAGATGATGTTTTGTTAGCCATTAGCTTTAGTGGCGAAAGCGATGAGCTTATCAAAATTTTACCTCACGTAAAGCGCTTTGGTGTAAAGATCGTCGCAATGGCAAGGAGCAAAATAAGCTCGCTTGGTAAATTTAGCGATGCATTTATTAGCATAGATGTAGAAAAAGAGGCGTGCCCACTAAATGCCGCTCCAACAGCATCAACTACACTAACGTTAGCTCTTGGCGATGCATTGGCTGTTTGTTTGATGCAAAGGCGAGGTTTTAAAAAAGAGGACTTTGCAAATTTTCATCCAGGTGGCAGCCTTGGCAAGAGGCTATTTTTAAAGGTCAAAGATGTGATGAGAAGCGAAAATTTACCGATAGTTCGCTGGAATGCGAGCCTAAAAAAAGCAATCGATACTATGACACACGGTAAACTTGGCACGGTCCTAATCGTCGATAAAGATGGTGTGTTAGATGCTATTTTAAGCGACGGCGATCTTAGACGTGCACTTATGCGAGAAGACTTTGACTTAGACGAGCCAGCGATGAAATTTGCAACCCTAAAACCAAAAGAGATAGATAACAAAGAGATGTTAGCTGTAGATGCGTTAGCTTTGATAGAAAAGTATAAAATTCAACTTCTAGCCGTCGTAGAAAATGGCGTACCTGTGGGTGTTTTACATATCCACGACCTTGCAAATTTAGGACTATAA